In the Clostridium cellulovorans 743B genome, AGAATTCCATATTCCTCTTGCCTATGGATCTGAATACTTAGCAAATTCAAAGCTTAGGATTTTTCTTAGTTTTTCTAATAGATAATAAGTGGACATTAGATTGGCATTAGCAAAATCAATAAAACTGCAACCTTTAGAAAAGTGTTTGAAACTGTTGAAACAGGTTCGTCTACAATATATGAGTATTTGCTCGAAAATACTTTTGCTGATAAAATAATTAAGTTACAGCTGATTCTTGGATTAACACAGTGTCAGTTTGCTGCTAGGTGTGGGATTGGATATTCTAGTTTATGTAGATATGATCTTGGTGGTGTTTTAAACTCAGATAATTTAGAAAAGATAATACATGCTTTAAATTTAGATGTAAATTATTTTGCCCAATAAGGTTGATCTTAAGATAATTTTAAAACCCTAGTGCCAAAGCTAGCAAAATCTATAAACATGCCCACCTCTCATTTTGCTAATTTTGTTATTTTTTTATAATGACATATAACATTATATCATCTGTTAACATTGTTGTAAGTTTCAATATATTACACATAATTTAAAGTTATTTTTGTAACAAATTCCAAAAACTATAAGGTCGTGTAGAATATTTTTTATATACGCCTTATATAAACAATTAAAATAGGTTCACTTACTTAATCTGTATGAAATTTAGAAATATATGAATATTGGAGTTGGTATAATAAGGTAGATACTAAATTAACCTATTATACTAACAGATAAGTTCTCATTAATTTAACTCTTTACGAATTTTATCAATGACTCGAAATAAGGACTTCCTAACTCTGTAAAACCTCATTCTACTACAAAAGTTAAGAAATAAATCTCGTAGGTTTTCAGAGCTAAATTGAAACCAAGCTTTTCAGAGGCAATTTGTGCTCCTGATTTATAACATAATAAA is a window encoding:
- a CDS encoding helix-turn-helix domain-containing protein — its product is MFETVETGSSTIYEYLLENTFADKIIKLQLILGLTQCQFAARCGIGYSSLCRYDLGGVLNSDNLEKIIHALNLDVNYFAQ